From Opisthocomus hoazin isolate bOpiHoa1 chromosome 28, bOpiHoa1.hap1, whole genome shotgun sequence, the proteins below share one genomic window:
- the TIA1 gene encoding cytotoxic granule associated RNA binding protein TIA1 isoform X3, whose protein sequence is MATGKSKGYGFVSFFNKWDAENAIQQMGGQWLGGRQIRTNWATRKPPAPKSTYESNAKQLSYDDVVNQSSPSNCTVYCGGVTSGLTEQLMRQTFSPFGQIMEIRVFPDKGYSFVRFNSHESAAHAIVSVNGTTIEGHVVKCYWGKETPDMVSPVQQNQLGYPPAYGQWGQWYGSAQIGQYVPNGWQVPAYGMYGQAWNQQGFNQTQSSAAWMGAGYGVQPPQGQNGSVMANQTGYRVAGFEAP, encoded by the exons ATGGCGACGGGAAAGTCGAAAGGATACGGCTTCGTTTCCTTCTTCAATAAATGG GACGCAGAGAACGCGATTCAGCAGATGGGCGGTCAGTGGCTCGGTGGAAGGCAAATCAGAACGAACTGGGCGACGAGAAAACCTCCGGCTCCAAAGAGCACGTACGAAT CGAACGCCAAACAGCTGTCTTACGATGACGTGGTCAACCAGTCCAGCCCCAGCAACTGCACCGTGTACTGCGGAGGTGTCACTTCGGGGCTGACAG AACAGCTCATGCGCCAGACCTTTTCTCCCTTCGGGCAGATCATGGAGATTCGAGTCTTCCCGGATAAAGGCTACTCCTTCGTACG GTTTAACTCTCACGAGAGCGCCGCGCACGCCATCGTCTCCGTCAACGGGACGACCATCGAGGGGCACGTCGTCAAGTGCTACTGGGGCAAGGAGACACCGGACATGGTCAGCCCGGTGCAGCAG AACCAGCTGGGCTACCCGCCGGCATACGGGCAGTGGGGCCAGTGGTACGGCAGCGCCCAGATCGGGCAGTACGTGCCCAACGGCTGGCAGGTCCCCGCCTACGGGATGTACGGGCAAGCGTGGAACCAGCAGGGCTTCAA CCAGACGCAGTCCTCGGCGGCGTGGATGGGCGCCGGCTACGGCGTGCAGCCGCCGCAGGGGCAGAACGGGAGCGTGATGGCCAACCAGACCGGGTACCGCGTGGCGGGCTTCGAGGCGCCCTGA
- the TIA1 gene encoding cytotoxic granule associated RNA binding protein TIA1 isoform X4 — MEDEMPKTLYVGNLSRDVTEALILQLFSQIGPCKNCKMIMDTAGNDPYCFVEFYEHRHAAAALAAMNGRKIMGKEVKVNWATTPSSQKKDTSSSTVVSTQRSQDHFHVFVGDLSPEITTEDIKAAFAPFGRISDARVVKDMATGKSKGYGFVSFFNKWDAENAIQQMGGQWLGGRQIRTNWATRKPPAPKSTYESNAKQLSYDDVVNQSSPSNCTVYCGGVTSGLTEQLMRQTFSPFGQIMEIRVFPDKGYSFVRFNSHESAAHAIVSVNGTTIEGHVVKCYWGKETPDMVSPVQQNQLGYPPAYGQWGQWYGSAQIGQYVPNGWQVPAYGMYGQAWNQQGFNQTQSSAAWMGAGYGVQPPQGQNGSVMANQTGYRVAGFEAP, encoded by the exons ATACGTGGGGAACCTGTCGAGAGATGTGACCGAAGCTCTGATCCTCCAGCTGTTCAGCCAGATCGGACCATGCAAAAACTGCAAAATGATAATGGAT ACAGCTGGGAACGATCCCTACTGTTTCGTGGAGTTCTACGAGCACCGGCATGCGGCCGCGGCACTGGCTGCGATGAACGGCCGGAAGATAATGGGTAAG GAGGTCAAAGTGAACTGGGCGACGACCCCCAGCAGCCAGAAGAAAGATACCAGCA GTAGTACCGTTGTCAGCACACAGCGTTCACAAG ACCATTTCCATGTCTTTGTCGGAGACCTCAGTCCCGAAATCACAACCGAAGATATAAAAGCAGCTTTTGCACCGTTTGGAAGAATATC AGACGCGCGTGTGGTCAAGGACATGGCGACGGGAAAGTCGAAAGGATACGGCTTCGTTTCCTTCTTCAATAAATGG GACGCAGAGAACGCGATTCAGCAGATGGGCGGTCAGTGGCTCGGTGGAAGGCAAATCAGAACGAACTGGGCGACGAGAAAACCTCCGGCTCCAAAGAGCACGTACGAAT CGAACGCCAAACAGCTGTCTTACGATGACGTGGTCAACCAGTCCAGCCCCAGCAACTGCACCGTGTACTGCGGAGGTGTCACTTCGGGGCTGACAG AACAGCTCATGCGCCAGACCTTTTCTCCCTTCGGGCAGATCATGGAGATTCGAGTCTTCCCGGATAAAGGCTACTCCTTCGTACG GTTTAACTCTCACGAGAGCGCCGCGCACGCCATCGTCTCCGTCAACGGGACGACCATCGAGGGGCACGTCGTCAAGTGCTACTGGGGCAAGGAGACACCGGACATGGTCAGCCCGGTGCAGCAG AACCAGCTGGGCTACCCGCCGGCATACGGGCAGTGGGGCCAGTGGTACGGCAGCGCCCAGATCGGGCAGTACGTGCCCAACGGCTGGCAGGTCCCCGCCTACGGGATGTACGGGCAAGCGTGGAACCAGCAGGGCTTCAA CCAGACGCAGTCCTCGGCGGCGTGGATGGGCGCCGGCTACGGCGTGCAGCCGCCGCAGGGGCAGAACGGGAGCGTGATGGCCAACCAGACCGGGTACCGCGTGGCGGGCTTCGAGGCGCCCTGA
- the TIA1 gene encoding cytotoxic granule associated RNA binding protein TIA1 isoform X1 — MEDEMPKTLYVGNLSRDVTEALILQLFSQIGPCKNCKMIMDTAGNDPYCFVEFYEHRHAAAALAAMNGRKIMGKEVKVNWATTPSSQKKDTSNHFHVFVGDLSPEITTEDIKAAFAPFGRISDARVVKDMATGKSKGYGFVSFFNKWDAENAIQQMGGQWLGGRQIRTNWATRKPPAPKSTYESNAKQLSYDDVVNQSSPSNCTVYCGGVTSGLTEQLMRQTFSPFGQIMEIRVFPDKGYSFVRFNSHESAAHAIVSVNGTTIEGHVVKCYWGKETPDMVSPVQQNQLGYPPAYGQWGQWYGSAQIGQYVPNGWQVPAYGMYGQAWNQQGFNQTQSSAAWMGAGYGVQPPQGQNGSVMANQTGYRVAGFEAP; from the exons ATACGTGGGGAACCTGTCGAGAGATGTGACCGAAGCTCTGATCCTCCAGCTGTTCAGCCAGATCGGACCATGCAAAAACTGCAAAATGATAATGGAT ACAGCTGGGAACGATCCCTACTGTTTCGTGGAGTTCTACGAGCACCGGCATGCGGCCGCGGCACTGGCTGCGATGAACGGCCGGAAGATAATGGGTAAG GAGGTCAAAGTGAACTGGGCGACGACCCCCAGCAGCCAGAAGAAAGATACCAGCA ACCATTTCCATGTCTTTGTCGGAGACCTCAGTCCCGAAATCACAACCGAAGATATAAAAGCAGCTTTTGCACCGTTTGGAAGAATATC AGACGCGCGTGTGGTCAAGGACATGGCGACGGGAAAGTCGAAAGGATACGGCTTCGTTTCCTTCTTCAATAAATGG GACGCAGAGAACGCGATTCAGCAGATGGGCGGTCAGTGGCTCGGTGGAAGGCAAATCAGAACGAACTGGGCGACGAGAAAACCTCCGGCTCCAAAGAGCACGTACGAAT CGAACGCCAAACAGCTGTCTTACGATGACGTGGTCAACCAGTCCAGCCCCAGCAACTGCACCGTGTACTGCGGAGGTGTCACTTCGGGGCTGACAG AACAGCTCATGCGCCAGACCTTTTCTCCCTTCGGGCAGATCATGGAGATTCGAGTCTTCCCGGATAAAGGCTACTCCTTCGTACG GTTTAACTCTCACGAGAGCGCCGCGCACGCCATCGTCTCCGTCAACGGGACGACCATCGAGGGGCACGTCGTCAAGTGCTACTGGGGCAAGGAGACACCGGACATGGTCAGCCCGGTGCAGCAG AACCAGCTGGGCTACCCGCCGGCATACGGGCAGTGGGGCCAGTGGTACGGCAGCGCCCAGATCGGGCAGTACGTGCCCAACGGCTGGCAGGTCCCCGCCTACGGGATGTACGGGCAAGCGTGGAACCAGCAGGGCTTCAA CCAGACGCAGTCCTCGGCGGCGTGGATGGGCGCCGGCTACGGCGTGCAGCCGCCGCAGGGGCAGAACGGGAGCGTGATGGCCAACCAGACCGGGTACCGCGTGGCGGGCTTCGAGGCGCCCTGA
- the TIA1 gene encoding cytotoxic granule associated RNA binding protein TIA1 isoform X2 — MQKLQNDNGSGNDPYCFVEFYEHRHAAAALAAMNGRKIMGKEVKVNWATTPSSQKKDTSNHFHVFVGDLSPEITTEDIKAAFAPFGRISDARVVKDMATGKSKGYGFVSFFNKWDAENAIQQMGGQWLGGRQIRTNWATRKPPAPKSTYESNAKQLSYDDVVNQSSPSNCTVYCGGVTSGLTEQLMRQTFSPFGQIMEIRVFPDKGYSFVRFNSHESAAHAIVSVNGTTIEGHVVKCYWGKETPDMVSPVQQNQLGYPPAYGQWGQWYGSAQIGQYVPNGWQVPAYGMYGQAWNQQGFNQTQSSAAWMGAGYGVQPPQGQNGSVMANQTGYRVAGFEAP, encoded by the exons ATGCAAAAACTGCAAAATGATAATGGAT CTGGGAACGATCCCTACTGTTTCGTGGAGTTCTACGAGCACCGGCATGCGGCCGCGGCACTGGCTGCGATGAACGGCCGGAAGATAATGGGTAAG GAGGTCAAAGTGAACTGGGCGACGACCCCCAGCAGCCAGAAGAAAGATACCAGCA ACCATTTCCATGTCTTTGTCGGAGACCTCAGTCCCGAAATCACAACCGAAGATATAAAAGCAGCTTTTGCACCGTTTGGAAGAATATC AGACGCGCGTGTGGTCAAGGACATGGCGACGGGAAAGTCGAAAGGATACGGCTTCGTTTCCTTCTTCAATAAATGG GACGCAGAGAACGCGATTCAGCAGATGGGCGGTCAGTGGCTCGGTGGAAGGCAAATCAGAACGAACTGGGCGACGAGAAAACCTCCGGCTCCAAAGAGCACGTACGAAT CGAACGCCAAACAGCTGTCTTACGATGACGTGGTCAACCAGTCCAGCCCCAGCAACTGCACCGTGTACTGCGGAGGTGTCACTTCGGGGCTGACAG AACAGCTCATGCGCCAGACCTTTTCTCCCTTCGGGCAGATCATGGAGATTCGAGTCTTCCCGGATAAAGGCTACTCCTTCGTACG GTTTAACTCTCACGAGAGCGCCGCGCACGCCATCGTCTCCGTCAACGGGACGACCATCGAGGGGCACGTCGTCAAGTGCTACTGGGGCAAGGAGACACCGGACATGGTCAGCCCGGTGCAGCAG AACCAGCTGGGCTACCCGCCGGCATACGGGCAGTGGGGCCAGTGGTACGGCAGCGCCCAGATCGGGCAGTACGTGCCCAACGGCTGGCAGGTCCCCGCCTACGGGATGTACGGGCAAGCGTGGAACCAGCAGGGCTTCAA CCAGACGCAGTCCTCGGCGGCGTGGATGGGCGCCGGCTACGGCGTGCAGCCGCCGCAGGGGCAGAACGGGAGCGTGATGGCCAACCAGACCGGGTACCGCGTGGCGGGCTTCGAGGCGCCCTGA